The window TATATAGCTCGAAATTTCGGGGGTATAGATTGTAGATATGCATCAGATTATTTCGTGTATTAATGGCTATGTAAGGCAATAAAAAAGGCTTTCGGTTTATACCGAAAGCCTTCCTATATTGTAAATGAAAAAATTAGTCAGCCATAGCTTCTCCAGCTTTTCTGAAGACAAAGTTTCCGTAGATGTGTCTTCTTGCAAAACGGCTTGGTGAATCAGCATTCACCATTTTGATATAGGTATTTCTTGGAACACCCATGTATTCATAGGTTTTTCCATTTAAATGTAGAACCGTTAAAATCGATTTTTCAAGATAAAAATCCTGAATATTAGATTGGGTAATGGTTTCTGTATATTCTTCTTTATATTTTTCCTGAGTTTCAGGGTTAATGCTTACCAGGAAATGATAGGCTTCAATCACAGACTTGCTTTTTGCTTCTGCTTCCAGTTTTCCTGCCTCGTCATTGATAAATTTATCAGGATGTGTATCTTTCATCACATTTCTGTAAATGGTCTTCAACTCTTTTAAAGTTACATTTTTATCAACTCCAAGAAGGGTTCTGTGCTCACCTATTCGTTTCATATTTTGAATTCTTATTTTCGGGGTGCAAAATTAAGGAAATTAATTGGAAAAATTGTAACTTATTCATTATTAATTTATTTTGCTAATTTATTCTCCGTGAAAATATTTATAAGCATAACCTTCTAAATCTCCACACTCTGAAATTAGATGATCTTCTTCATCATAAATTTTGAAACTTTCTTGTGAATTTCCGATACTTGCTGAACCATCTAGCCCAAGAAGGAGCGTATAAAAAGTGTCTGTCAAAAGATTGGAAATGATACTCTTCAGTTTTTCTGTCTGAATTTCATCCAGATTTAATTCTTCAATTTTCGTTGAAACAAGAGTTTTATGTTCTGATTCATTTTCAAACGCTGAGTGAAGAATATTCTGTTTTTCGAGATAGAAATTTTTTACAAACTCTTCGGTTGTCATTAATAGATGTTTTAAATTATTTTACATAATAAGGAACAATTCTTTTATCCAGAATAAAATAGAAATCATTTCCTGTTCTGGCTAAAAGACCATCTTCGGAAATCCAGTCGTATTCTTTCTGTAATGTAGTTCCGTCAGTATAAAGCAAGCCATATTTTTGTCCGTTTTGATAAATTCCCAGTTTAGTTTGTCCATATAACAGTGTTTGACACAGCCATGGGCTTTTGGTAATCAATTCTCCTTTAGTATTATAATAATACCATACATTATCTTTTTTCAGAGGAAGGATATTAATGACATTGATCCGGTTTGGGATAAAATTGATTGATGATTCTTCGTATTCAATGGGAACCAGAATTTTTCCGGGCCTGTCGATAATGCCTATTTTTCCCTCTTTTAAGACCATGAAATAATTGTCATCCAATGGCGTTGCATTTTCAACTTCAAAACTGTTGG of the Chryseobacterium capnotolerans genome contains:
- a CDS encoding KTSC domain-containing protein, giving the protein MKRIGEHRTLLGVDKNVTLKELKTIYRNVMKDTHPDKFINDEAGKLEAEAKSKSVIEAYHFLVSINPETQEKYKEEYTETITQSNIQDFYLEKSILTVLHLNGKTYEYMGVPRNTYIKMVNADSPSRFARRHIYGNFVFRKAGEAMAD